Proteins encoded together in one Pirellulales bacterium window:
- a CDS encoding SDR family oxidoreductase has translation MSSAESARLRENVLVTGASRGIGRALALEFAVRGHDLLLTARNEAELNDLAALIRRTHGVHAHVFPADLVRSEAPQELFDAIAAAGHVVDVLINNAGFGVYGKFAETPASEDRELLAVNVFALTMLTKLFLPGMIARRHGRIVNVASTGAFQPGPWLNTYYASKAYVLSFTEALAEELHGTRVTATALCPGVTVSSFAERSHLEGARILRGPIMSAERVARVGYRGAMRGKRIVIPGLMNRLMRQSVRIAPRGLVTWMVGRMMAKPKRQR, from the coding sequence ATGTCGTCTGCCGAATCCGCTCGTCTGCGCGAGAACGTGCTCGTGACTGGTGCATCGCGCGGCATCGGTCGAGCCTTGGCGCTCGAGTTTGCGGTACGGGGACACGATCTTCTTCTGACGGCCCGCAACGAAGCCGAGTTGAACGACCTCGCGGCGTTGATCCGGCGCACGCACGGCGTGCATGCCCACGTCTTTCCGGCGGACCTGGTGCGCAGCGAGGCTCCGCAAGAACTGTTCGACGCCATTGCCGCGGCAGGGCACGTCGTCGACGTGTTGATCAACAACGCAGGCTTTGGCGTTTATGGCAAGTTTGCGGAGACGCCCGCCAGTGAGGACCGCGAACTGCTTGCGGTGAACGTCTTCGCACTGACGATGCTGACCAAGTTGTTCCTGCCGGGGATGATCGCCCGACGGCACGGACGCATCGTGAATGTTGCCTCGACGGGTGCTTTTCAGCCTGGTCCCTGGTTGAACACCTACTACGCCAGCAAGGCCTATGTGTTGAGTTTTACCGAGGCCCTGGCCGAGGAGCTGCACGGGACCCGGGTAACCGCCACGGCACTTTGTCCCGGCGTCACGGTGTCGAGCTTCGCCGAGCGTTCGCACCTGGAGGGAGCACGCATTCTGCGAGGACCGATCATGTCGGCCGAGCGCGTGGCGCGCGTGGGCTATCGCGGAGCGATGCGCGGCAAACGGATCGTCATCCCCGGCCTGATGAATCGACTGATGCGGCAATCGGTGCGGATTGCCCCGCGTGGCCTCGTCACGTGGATGGTAGGAAGAATGATGGCCAAGCCCAAACGCCAACGCTGA
- a CDS encoding DUF962 domain-containing protein → MSEQRYQSFAEFWPYYAREHSHPGCRALHFIGSTLVLVMLALIVTAVISPWWLLALPFVGYGFAWVGHFGIEKNRPATFKYPVWSFIGDWKMWFLMLTGRMGAELHRINSMAAR, encoded by the coding sequence ATGTCCGAGCAGCGTTATCAATCGTTTGCCGAATTCTGGCCTTATTACGCCCGCGAGCATAGCCATCCCGGCTGCCGCGCTCTGCACTTCATCGGTTCGACGTTGGTGCTCGTGATGCTGGCGCTGATCGTCACCGCCGTCATCTCACCCTGGTGGCTGTTGGCCCTGCCGTTTGTGGGCTACGGTTTTGCCTGGGTCGGACATTTTGGCATCGAAAAGAACCGGCCCGCCACGTTCAAGTATCCCGTCTGGTCGTTCATCGGCGATTGGAAGATGTGGTTCCTGATGCTCACCGGCCGGATGGGCGCCGAGTTGCATCGCATCAATTCGATGGCTGCCCGATAA
- a CDS encoding sulfatase-like hydrolase/transferase — MRLLFLALVALFLPSVKTGFADAADVSRPNLIAIVTDDQGRWACGAYGNRDIHTPHLDRLAREGAIFTNAITATPVCSPSRAIYFSGRWPTQVGITDYFAVEETDAGAGIRASLWPASLQQAGYRTGLIGKWHLGTQPPFHPTRLGFDHFMGFLGGGNTPMDPTLEVAGEVRKLKGSLPDLLVDDALQFLRDNRERPFALSLHFRAPHRPYGPVPAEDAAHYESLDPQIPDVRGLDVQQVKRSTRNYYASISSVDRNVGRLLDALDELELTENTWVVFTSDHGYNEGRHGVDTKGNAQWIIGGMAGPKVPNMWETSICVPLLMRWPAVIEPGTTIDAPVSNIDMYRTVLGGLGVAVPADCQAAGIDYSPLLRGEDLPERDALFGQYDLHNGGLAYLRMIRTRDYKYVRHFHTRFMDELYDLRHDPDEKHNLLDRRGGEATAIQARLAELQQRLTEWQRSIDDPLLDDAY, encoded by the coding sequence ATGCGTCTTCTGTTTCTCGCCCTGGTTGCTTTGTTCCTGCCGTCGGTCAAGACAGGTTTTGCCGATGCGGCAGACGTTTCGCGCCCCAACCTGATCGCCATCGTTACCGACGATCAAGGTCGTTGGGCATGCGGGGCGTACGGTAATCGAGACATCCATACGCCTCATCTCGATCGCCTCGCGCGCGAAGGGGCGATCTTTACCAATGCCATCACCGCCACACCGGTCTGCTCGCCGAGCCGGGCGATCTACTTCTCGGGGCGATGGCCTACCCAGGTCGGCATCACCGACTATTTCGCCGTCGAGGAAACCGACGCCGGGGCGGGCATTCGGGCGTCCCTCTGGCCCGCCTCGCTGCAGCAGGCCGGCTATCGCACCGGGCTGATCGGCAAATGGCACCTCGGAACACAGCCGCCGTTTCATCCCACCCGGCTGGGCTTCGACCATTTCATGGGCTTTCTTGGCGGCGGCAACACGCCGATGGATCCCACGCTCGAAGTCGCCGGAGAGGTTCGCAAGCTCAAAGGTTCCTTGCCCGATCTTCTGGTCGACGACGCGCTGCAGTTTCTGCGCGACAACCGCGAGCGGCCTTTTGCCCTCTCGCTGCACTTCCGCGCGCCGCACCGACCTTATGGTCCGGTGCCGGCGGAGGATGCCGCGCATTACGAGTCGCTCGATCCACAGATTCCCGACGTGCGCGGGCTCGACGTCCAGCAGGTCAAACGCTCGACGCGCAACTACTACGCCAGCATTTCCTCGGTCGATCGCAACGTCGGGCGGTTGCTCGACGCGCTCGATGAACTCGAATTGACCGAGAACACCTGGGTCGTCTTCACCAGCGACCACGGCTACAACGAGGGCCGGCACGGCGTCGACACCAAGGGGAACGCCCAGTGGATCATCGGGGGTATGGCCGGACCGAAGGTTCCCAACATGTGGGAAACGTCGATTTGCGTGCCGCTGCTGATGCGCTGGCCCGCGGTGATCGAACCCGGCACGACGATCGACGCTCCGGTGTCGAATATCGATATGTACCGCACGGTGCTCGGGGGACTTGGCGTGGCGGTGCCTGCCGACTGCCAGGCAGCTGGCATCGACTATTCACCGCTGCTGCGCGGCGAGGACTTGCCCGAGCGCGACGCCCTCTTCGGTCAGTACGATTTGCACAACGGCGGGCTGGCCTACTTGCGGATGATTCGCACGCGCGACTACAAGTACGTACGGCACTTCCACACGCGCTTCATGGACGAGCTTTACGATCTGCGCCATGATCCGGACGAGAAGCACAACCTGCTCGACCGCCGTGGAGGCGAGGCGACAGCGATCCAGGCCAGGCTCGCCGAATTGCAGCAGCGATTGACCGAGTGGCAACGTTCGATCGACGACCCCCTACTCGACGATGCTTATTGA
- a CDS encoding SMP-30/gluconolactonase/LRE family protein, whose amino-acid sequence MAKLFYALMLVCGLACGGLATAGDFRATAQEKIVPQGAQLELLWGEGEFTEGPAAAADGAILFSDIGNRILRYDPRSHKTTVFREPSGRANGLFFDTQGRLVACEGANTGGTRRISITDTKGNVRTLAERYDGKRFNSPNDLAVDEHDRVYFTDPRYVGDEPRELDFQAVFLIEPDGAVRIATRDVEQPNGILVSPDGKHVYVADNSGRPEGNHHLLSFVVQQDGTLAEKKVLFDFGPNRRGIDGMTLDAEGNLYATAGDGAEAGIYVFDPQGTPLAFIATPGGPTNCVFGVGTETRVLYVTAPVAKQSDDDTAKYGLYRITLEKPGYHLFPTSAK is encoded by the coding sequence ATGGCCAAATTGTTCTACGCGTTGATGCTGGTGTGCGGGCTTGCCTGCGGCGGTCTCGCCACCGCCGGGGACTTTCGTGCCACCGCTCAGGAGAAGATTGTGCCGCAGGGGGCGCAGCTCGAGTTGCTGTGGGGCGAAGGGGAGTTCACCGAAGGCCCCGCCGCCGCGGCGGACGGCGCCATTCTCTTCTCGGACATCGGCAATCGCATCCTGCGTTACGATCCGCGCTCGCACAAGACCACCGTATTTCGCGAACCAAGCGGCCGGGCGAACGGTCTGTTCTTCGACACCCAGGGACGACTCGTCGCTTGCGAAGGAGCCAACACAGGGGGCACGCGACGTATCTCGATCACCGACACGAAAGGGAACGTGCGCACGCTCGCCGAGCGCTACGATGGCAAACGCTTCAACAGCCCGAACGATCTGGCCGTCGACGAGCATGACCGCGTCTATTTCACCGACCCGCGCTACGTGGGCGACGAACCGCGCGAGCTCGATTTCCAGGCGGTGTTTCTCATCGAACCGGACGGCGCCGTGAGGATCGCCACGCGCGACGTCGAGCAGCCGAACGGTATTCTCGTCTCCCCCGATGGCAAGCACGTCTACGTGGCGGACAACAGTGGCCGCCCCGAAGGGAATCACCACCTGCTGTCGTTCGTCGTGCAGCAGGATGGCACGCTCGCCGAGAAGAAAGTGCTGTTCGACTTCGGGCCGAATCGGCGCGGTATCGACGGCATGACCCTCGACGCCGAGGGTAACCTCTACGCGACGGCGGGAGACGGAGCCGAGGCCGGCATTTACGTCTTCGATCCCCAGGGCACGCCGCTGGCTTTTATCGCCACTCCAGGCGGTCCGACGAACTGCGTCTTCGGCGTCGGAACGGAGACGCGCGTGCTCTACGTCACCGCCCCCGTCGCCAAGCAATCCGACGACGACACGGCGAAATACGGGCTCTACCGCATCACGCTCGAAAAGCCGGGCTATCACCTGTTTCCGACGAGCGCAAAGTAA
- a CDS encoding PEP-CTERM sorting domain-containing protein produces the protein MKQHHVLSRFVNFFAPLIVLAVVLNQVMPAQADLLVTSRESNSVVRFTDSGQFIGVLIQGDPTNAANNTAMNGGLVGPIGIATKPGDDDHLYVVSSGITQTGFSTGVSSVLQYDLKTGAFVGSYATDDLNNSSDLVFDASGNALVSNFSNLFDAFHDNVVKFEADGTPTGTFAQLPFPMGAVAIALGPSNDLFVSTFFGNQIYRYNATTGAQIGTEPWVAQVLDGAWGAGLLYHDGYLYASNASQAPPASASHVIMRYDITDPSLSTAFITDVGGVHLAFPGDMAIAPNGNLLVASLGNDFSDPTQAGQILEYDIDTGAFVGIYAQGFLNGPAAMTFAAVPEPSSVALALMGTALTGVGVWRRRRRSA, from the coding sequence ATGAAACAACACCACGTCCTTTCACGATTCGTAAATTTCTTTGCCCCCCTGATCGTGCTCGCCGTCGTACTGAACCAGGTCATGCCGGCTCAAGCCGATCTACTCGTGACGAGCCGCGAGAGCAATAGCGTCGTGCGCTTCACCGACTCCGGCCAGTTCATTGGAGTTCTCATTCAGGGCGATCCCACCAATGCGGCGAACAATACCGCTATGAATGGCGGACTGGTCGGGCCGATCGGGATTGCGACCAAGCCGGGGGACGACGATCACCTCTATGTGGTCAGTTCCGGAATTACGCAGACGGGCTTTTCGACCGGTGTGAGCAGCGTTTTGCAATACGATCTGAAGACGGGGGCCTTCGTCGGGTCCTATGCCACCGACGATCTCAACAATTCGTCCGATCTGGTCTTCGATGCGAGTGGCAATGCACTGGTCTCGAACTTTTCGAATCTGTTCGATGCCTTCCACGACAATGTCGTGAAGTTCGAGGCCGATGGCACGCCGACGGGCACCTTTGCTCAGTTGCCATTTCCGATGGGGGCCGTCGCCATCGCTCTTGGTCCCAGCAACGATCTGTTCGTCTCCACGTTTTTCGGTAACCAGATCTACCGGTACAACGCCACGACAGGTGCCCAGATCGGTACTGAGCCTTGGGTGGCACAGGTCTTGGATGGCGCCTGGGGAGCAGGTCTGCTCTATCACGATGGTTACCTGTACGCCTCGAATGCTTCGCAAGCACCTCCCGCCTCGGCCAGCCATGTGATCATGCGATACGACATTACCGATCCCAGCTTGTCGACGGCCTTCATCACGGATGTCGGCGGTGTCCACCTGGCATTCCCAGGCGATATGGCCATCGCCCCGAACGGCAATTTGCTCGTGGCGAGCTTGGGCAACGACTTCAGCGACCCGACTCAGGCCGGACAGATTCTCGAGTACGACATCGACACGGGCGCTTTCGTCGGTATCTATGCTCAAGGCTTTTTGAACGGTCCGGCCGCGATGACCTTTGCGGCGGTGCCGGAACCTTCCTCGGTGGCTCTGGCCCTCATGGGTACCGCTCTGACGGGGGTGGGCGTCTGGCGTCGCCGCCGTCGCTCGGCTTAG
- a CDS encoding DUF1559 domain-containing protein translates to MRRAFTLVELLVVVAIIGILIALLLPAVQAARESGRRSQCLNNLRQLTIALHNFEQDWGHFPVGAEAKPYPAKPAHPHTFYRWSSLAHLTPYLEQTAAYNSLDLSVPLYDTNYKVTTQNERGVALDVPLFLCPSDLRTPVAAGFGATNYAACAGSGAGGGTSHDTDGVFYVNSRTRFRDIGDGTSHTVAFSESLLGTGPEGTSRRDLIDLETDYAFVFTAPLTEAACANPFQWNVSNRKGFAWANGEYRCALYNHYRTPNTPQIDCVANQVIGAADRRYSVYGWRSARSRHPGGVNVTMTDGSARFAADNIDPAIWQAISTRSGKESTGEW, encoded by the coding sequence ATGCGGCGTGCGTTCACTCTGGTCGAATTGCTGGTGGTCGTTGCGATCATCGGCATTCTGATCGCGTTGCTCCTGCCTGCGGTCCAGGCGGCGCGCGAGAGCGGACGCCGTTCGCAGTGTCTGAATAACCTGCGGCAACTGACGATCGCGCTGCACAACTTCGAGCAGGACTGGGGGCACTTTCCCGTCGGGGCCGAGGCCAAGCCTTACCCGGCCAAGCCGGCTCATCCCCACACGTTCTACCGCTGGTCGTCGCTCGCACACCTGACGCCCTACCTCGAACAGACAGCGGCCTACAACTCCCTTGATCTGTCCGTGCCGCTGTACGACACCAACTACAAGGTGACCACGCAGAACGAGCGAGGCGTGGCACTCGATGTGCCGCTGTTTCTCTGCCCCAGCGATCTGCGCACGCCGGTGGCGGCCGGGTTTGGGGCGACCAACTACGCCGCCTGTGCCGGGTCGGGGGCGGGGGGGGGCACGTCGCACGACACCGACGGGGTCTTCTACGTCAATTCTCGCACCCGCTTTCGCGACATCGGCGACGGAACCAGCCATACAGTGGCTTTCTCCGAGAGTTTGCTCGGTACTGGTCCCGAGGGGACCAGCCGGCGCGATCTCATCGACTTGGAAACCGATTATGCTTTCGTGTTCACGGCTCCCTTGACCGAGGCGGCCTGCGCCAACCCGTTTCAGTGGAACGTCTCGAATCGCAAAGGGTTCGCTTGGGCGAACGGCGAATACCGCTGCGCCCTGTACAACCACTACCGCACCCCCAACACACCGCAAATCGACTGTGTGGCCAATCAGGTGATCGGCGCGGCCGACAGACGATATTCGGTCTACGGCTGGCGGTCTGCCCGCAGCCGCCACCCTGGCGGTGTCAATGTGACCATGACCGATGGCTCGGCCCGCTTCGCGGCGGACAACATCGATCCGGCCATCTGGCAGGCCATTTCGACCCGCTCCGGTAAGGAATCGACGGGCGAATGGTAG
- a CDS encoding HlyC/CorC family transporter gives MFSAIPAYVWETLAILVLILANGFFAGSEIAIIAAQRGRLKEQAEAGDRRSRLALDLAQDPNRFLPTVQIGITLIGTLAAAFSGATLGDHLADWFMTSRLAFVAQHPQAFALGAVTVLITFFSVLLGELVPKRFALLHSTSLARQAAVPMNLLATLGRPIVWLMGRATDLVLRVLGSREDTGPQVSIDDIAHMIRSGTESGLLEPTEERLAIEALHLGERSARDIMRPRLDIDALDVHTPAEEVLGAMAMAGFSRLPVYEGDLDHIVGFVHMKDVLRCTYLQMRIDLRRLVNPVLFVPETLPLDRMLVMFQEQKSQLAIVLDEFGGTEGMVTLENLLEELVGEIREEHGDDDIHDQIVEREDGSWLVDGGANVDDVLEILKIKPAETSKTRGYTTMAGLVLAELERIPNVGESVEWEGLRIEVIDLDGKRIDRLLVHRITPPATEEAPKSPQPGNAGDEAPVREDLATEEEGSGPTAV, from the coding sequence ATGTTCAGCGCGATACCTGCGTACGTCTGGGAGACACTGGCGATCCTGGTGCTCATCCTGGCGAACGGATTCTTCGCTGGTTCTGAGATCGCCATCATTGCCGCCCAGCGCGGCCGGCTCAAAGAGCAAGCGGAAGCCGGTGACCGCCGCTCGCGCCTGGCACTCGATCTGGCCCAGGATCCCAATCGGTTTCTCCCCACGGTGCAGATCGGCATTACGCTGATCGGCACCCTCGCGGCCGCCTTCAGCGGTGCGACGTTGGGGGACCACCTGGCCGATTGGTTCATGACGTCTCGCCTGGCGTTCGTGGCCCAGCATCCGCAGGCCTTTGCGCTGGGCGCCGTCACGGTGCTCATCACGTTCTTCTCAGTGTTGCTGGGCGAGTTGGTCCCCAAGCGGTTCGCCCTGCTCCACTCGACCAGCCTTGCTCGGCAGGCCGCGGTCCCCATGAACTTGCTGGCGACCTTAGGGCGCCCTATTGTCTGGCTCATGGGGCGCGCCACCGATCTCGTGCTGCGCGTCTTGGGAAGCCGCGAGGATACGGGGCCGCAGGTCTCGATCGACGACATCGCCCACATGATTCGCTCGGGCACGGAGAGCGGGCTGCTCGAACCGACCGAGGAACGACTGGCCATCGAGGCCCTGCATCTGGGCGAACGCTCTGCCCGCGACATCATGCGACCGCGGCTCGATATCGATGCCCTCGACGTGCATACCCCCGCCGAAGAAGTGCTGGGAGCGATGGCCATGGCGGGCTTTTCGCGTCTGCCGGTCTACGAGGGAGACCTCGATCACATTGTCGGCTTCGTCCACATGAAGGACGTGTTGCGCTGCACTTACTTGCAGATGCGGATCGATCTGCGCCGGTTGGTCAATCCAGTGCTCTTCGTGCCCGAGACGTTGCCCTTGGATCGCATGCTCGTCATGTTCCAGGAGCAGAAGAGCCAGTTGGCGATCGTGCTCGACGAGTTCGGCGGCACCGAGGGCATGGTAACGCTCGAAAATCTGCTGGAAGAGCTCGTCGGCGAGATTCGCGAGGAGCACGGCGACGACGACATCCACGATCAGATCGTCGAGCGCGAGGATGGTTCCTGGCTCGTCGACGGCGGGGCCAATGTCGACGACGTGCTCGAGATCCTGAAGATCAAGCCAGCCGAGACTTCGAAGACACGCGGCTACACGACCATGGCGGGCCTGGTCCTGGCCGAGCTCGAACGGATTCCCAATGTGGGCGAAAGCGTCGAGTGGGAGGGGTTGCGCATCGAGGTGATCGACCTCGACGGCAAACGCATCGACCGGCTTTTGGTGCATCGCATCACGCCGCCGGCCACAGAAGAGGCGCCCAAATCGCCCCAGCCCGGGAACGCGGGCGATGAGGCTCCCGTGCGAGAAGATCTAGCGACCGAAGAAGAGGGCAGCGGCCCCACCGCGGTGTGA
- a CDS encoding ABC transporter permease has translation MIPVKYNLRSLRARWVASLMTIIGTALVVWASVLAFGLAAGLEYTLNVSGEPLDMILLRKGATAETGSSVDEATARRVTALSNLATDDEGKTLVSPELVVIDNTARRGDGGNANVIIRGVTPIARKLRSEFKLVEGRDMKPGVREAITSRSMAQRFEGAGLGEELDLFGQKFKIVGLFEAGGGAAESEVWTDVEVLSQTSKREGGFSSVQLRTTSEENMTALVDLLENDEQFALKAISERQYFAEQSSAGIAIKIVGRVISVFLTIGAMFAVANTMYGAVASRAREIGTLRALGFARRTIVGCFLLESILLCLAGGLLGCLGTLPFNGLSTGTANWDTFSEITFSFRFGPDVLLQGALLAMLMGVVGGMAPAIRAVRIPIVSALREI, from the coding sequence ATGATTCCCGTCAAATACAACCTTCGCAGCCTGCGTGCCCGCTGGGTCGCTTCGCTGATGACCATCATCGGCACCGCACTCGTGGTGTGGGCTTCGGTCCTGGCCTTCGGACTGGCCGCCGGACTCGAATACACGCTGAACGTATCGGGCGAGCCGCTCGATATGATCCTACTGCGCAAGGGGGCCACGGCCGAAACCGGCAGTTCGGTCGATGAGGCCACCGCGCGCCGCGTGACGGCCCTCTCGAACCTGGCCACCGACGACGAAGGCAAGACGCTCGTCTCCCCCGAGCTCGTCGTCATCGACAATACCGCCCGCCGCGGCGACGGAGGCAACGCCAACGTCATCATCCGCGGCGTCACGCCGATTGCCCGCAAACTCCGCTCGGAGTTCAAGCTGGTCGAAGGGCGCGACATGAAGCCGGGCGTTCGCGAGGCCATCACCAGTCGCTCGATGGCCCAGCGTTTCGAAGGAGCCGGCCTGGGCGAGGAACTCGACCTGTTCGGGCAAAAATTCAAGATCGTCGGCTTGTTCGAGGCCGGCGGTGGCGCGGCGGAATCCGAGGTCTGGACCGACGTCGAGGTCCTCTCGCAGACGAGCAAGCGCGAAGGGGGCTTCTCGTCGGTGCAATTGCGCACCACGAGCGAAGAGAACATGACCGCCCTGGTCGATCTGCTCGAGAATGACGAGCAGTTCGCCTTGAAGGCCATTTCCGAGCGCCAGTACTTCGCCGAGCAATCGAGCGCCGGCATCGCCATCAAGATCGTGGGACGCGTGATCTCGGTCTTTCTGACGATCGGTGCGATGTTCGCCGTGGCCAACACCATGTACGGCGCCGTCGCGTCGCGAGCGCGAGAGATCGGCACGCTGCGGGCACTCGGCTTTGCCCGGCGGACGATCGTCGGCTGCTTCCTGCTCGAATCGATCTTGCTGTGCCTGGCAGGAGGACTACTGGGCTGCCTGGGCACGCTCCCCTTCAATGGCCTGTCGACGGGCACCGCCAACTGGGACACGTTCAGCGAGATTACGTTCTCGTTCCGCTTCGGCCCCGACGTTTTGCTGCAGGGGGCCTTGCTGGCCATGTTGATGGGCGTCGTCGGTGGCATGGCGCCGGCCATCCGCGCGGTGCGCATTCCGATCGTCAGCGCCCTGCGAGAAATCTAA
- a CDS encoding FtsX-like permease family protein — protein MKFLPYVLRNVLRNKLRTLFTCMSIAVSLFLLALLYAYIEVQDELGAKSVNYHRIGVVHANGLTFNLPISHVDKVRSLPGVKAVIPLAWFGGVYKDDKLPFAQFATDPQYVMQVFDELTLPDDQLRAWQGDRAACVVGSRLAEKKGWKLGDRIPLKGAIYAVDLNLTLAGIYDGPDSSDREMLWFHWTYLDELLKQSRSQNAGAAGTIWIKGDSAEVLPEVMRRIDERFASSDAPTRSMTEQAFQQMFAEMVGNVQAFIRNTALAVVFSLVCVAANAMAMSLRERTREVAVLRAIGFSRQLVMSLVLSEAVTIAFLGGVLGVLGAKVLFGIESVTSTLLPIMPVFYIPWSTTIFLLVVSAAIGLVSGMVPAWRAAQLSVVDGLRKVV, from the coding sequence ATGAAATTCCTGCCCTACGTGCTACGCAACGTGCTGCGCAACAAATTGCGCACGCTGTTCACCTGCATGTCGATCGCCGTCAGCCTGTTTCTGCTGGCGCTGCTCTACGCTTACATCGAAGTGCAAGACGAGCTAGGGGCGAAGAGCGTCAACTACCATCGGATCGGCGTCGTGCATGCCAATGGGCTGACGTTCAACTTGCCCATCTCGCACGTCGACAAGGTACGTTCGTTGCCCGGGGTGAAAGCGGTCATTCCGCTGGCCTGGTTCGGCGGCGTCTACAAGGACGACAAGCTCCCCTTTGCCCAGTTCGCCACCGATCCGCAGTACGTCATGCAGGTTTTCGACGAGTTGACGCTGCCCGACGATCAATTGCGCGCCTGGCAGGGAGATCGCGCGGCGTGCGTCGTCGGTTCGCGGCTCGCCGAAAAGAAAGGCTGGAAGCTCGGCGATCGAATTCCGCTCAAGGGCGCGATCTACGCCGTGGATCTGAACCTGACGCTGGCCGGGATCTACGACGGTCCCGATTCGAGCGATCGCGAGATGCTCTGGTTCCACTGGACCTATCTCGACGAGTTGCTCAAGCAAAGCCGCAGCCAGAACGCCGGCGCCGCGGGAACCATCTGGATCAAAGGCGATTCGGCCGAGGTGTTGCCCGAGGTGATGCGTCGCATCGATGAGCGTTTTGCCAGTTCCGACGCTCCGACGCGTTCGATGACCGAGCAGGCCTTTCAGCAGATGTTCGCCGAGATGGTGGGCAACGTGCAGGCGTTCATTCGCAACACGGCGCTCGCCGTCGTCTTCTCGCTCGTCTGCGTCGCGGCCAACGCCATGGCCATGTCGCTGCGCGAGCGCACGCGCGAGGTGGCCGTGCTGCGGGCGATTGGTTTCAGCCGGCAGTTGGTCATGTCGCTCGTGTTGAGCGAAGCGGTGACGATCGCCTTTCTCGGGGGGGTGCTCGGCGTGCTGGGGGCAAAGGTGCTCTTCGGCATCGAGTCCGTCACCTCGACCTTGCTGCCGATCATGCCGGTGTTTTACATTCCCTGGAGCACGACCATCTTCCTGCTCGTCGTCTCGGCCGCGATCGGGCTCGTGAGCGGCATGGTGCCGGCCTGGCGCGCGGCGCAACTTTCGGTCGTCGATGGCCTGCGGAAAGTCGTCTGA
- a CDS encoding ABC transporter ATP-binding protein: MADAALRPLVELRDVSKDYYRDKFRVPVLANTNLDIPRGEFVAIMGPSGSGKSTLLNLVSGLDRATTGAVRVNDVDLGSLSESKLTRWRSETLGFIFQLYNLMPVLTAAENVELPLLLTHLSRRQRAEQVKTALSIVGLSERMDHYPRQLSGGQEQRVAIARAIATDPLLLLADEPTGNLDATAAHDILNLLCQLNEEFGKTIIMVTHDPRAARRAHRILVLEKGQFVHTHADALEVTG; the protein is encoded by the coding sequence ATGGCCGACGCTGCCCTGCGCCCGCTCGTCGAGCTGCGCGACGTTTCGAAGGACTATTACCGCGACAAGTTTCGCGTCCCCGTGTTGGCCAACACCAATCTCGACATCCCCCGCGGCGAGTTCGTCGCCATCATGGGACCGTCGGGCTCGGGCAAGTCGACGCTGCTCAATCTGGTCTCGGGATTGGATCGCGCCACGACCGGCGCCGTCCGCGTGAATGACGTCGATCTCGGCTCCCTCTCTGAAAGCAAGCTCACGCGTTGGCGTTCGGAAACGCTGGGCTTCATCTTCCAGCTTTACAACCTCATGCCGGTGCTGACGGCGGCCGAGAACGTCGAACTGCCGCTGCTACTCACGCATCTCAGCCGCCGGCAGCGAGCCGAGCAAGTGAAAACCGCCCTCTCCATCGTCGGGCTCTCGGAGCGCATGGACCACTATCCGCGGCAGCTCTCGGGGGGCCAGGAGCAACGGGTGGCGATTGCTCGAGCCATCGCCACCGATCCCTTGTTGCTGCTCGCCGACGAGCCGACGGGAAATCTCGACGCCACGGCCGCGCACGACATTCTCAACCTGTTGTGCCAACTTAACGAAGAGTTCGGCAAGACGATCATCATGGTGACGCACGATCCGCGGGCCGCGCGGCGGGCTCATCGCATCCTGGTGCTCGAAAAGGGGCAGTTCGTCCATACGCATGCCGACGCGCTGGAGGTGACAGGATGA